A genomic stretch from Xenopus laevis strain J_2021 chromosome 6S, Xenopus_laevis_v10.1, whole genome shotgun sequence includes:
- the ndufs6.S gene encoding NADH:ubiquinone oxidoreductase subunit S6 S homeolog, translated as MAAPCAALGRACVRRFFWKEVANSGALVCFSTRRNYAVKVSVTGEKITHTGQVFDEHDYRKVRFTGRQKEVNEQFAINLIAEQPVNESGSRIVSCDGGGGALGHPKVYINLDKETKTGTCGYCGLQFKQKHHH; from the exons ATGGCGGCGCCCTGTGCTGCACTCGGTCGTGCTTGTGTGCGGCGATTCTTTTGGAAGGAGGTGGCTAATAGCGGCGCCCTTGTGTGTTTCAGCACAAGAAGAAATTATGCCGTGAAGGTGTCTGTCACCGGGGAAAAGATCACCCACACTGGCCAG GTTTTTGATGAGCATGACTACAGAAAAGTAAGATTTACTGGACGACAGAAGGAG GTTAACGAGCAGTTTGCCATTAACTTGATTGCGGAGCAGCCGGTGAATGAATCTGGTAGCAGAATTGTCTCCTGTGATGGGGGTGGTGGAGCTTTGGGCCATCCAAAAGTCTATATCAATTTA GACAAAGAAACAAAAACTGGAACCTGTGGATACTGTGGGCTTCAATTTAAACAGAAGCATCATCACTAA